One genomic window of Pseudoxanthomonas sp. includes the following:
- a CDS encoding EthD domain-containing protein: MLKLNMWIRRRDGLDVAQFQRYWRDHHGPLVRGYSALLGIRRYVQTVPLAQPGPQQALRDSRGALPADFDGCAELWWDDMESHLAARLTREGAAALQALVEDEARFVDLSRSLLWYGSEYEVIA, from the coding sequence ATGCTCAAGCTGAATATGTGGATCCGTCGTCGCGATGGACTCGATGTCGCGCAGTTCCAGCGCTACTGGCGCGATCACCACGGCCCGTTGGTGCGCGGCTACAGCGCGCTGCTGGGGATTCGGCGTTATGTGCAGACCGTGCCGCTGGCCCAGCCCGGGCCCCAGCAGGCGCTGCGCGACAGCCGGGGCGCATTGCCGGCTGATTTCGACGGATGCGCCGAGCTGTGGTGGGACGATATGGAGTCCCACCTGGCCGCGCGCCTGACGCGCGAAGGCGCGGCCGCGTTGCAGGCGTTGGTGGAAGACGAAGCGCGGTTTGTCGACCTGTCGCGCTCGCTGCTCTGGTACGGCAGCGAGTACGAGGTCATCGCCTGA
- a CDS encoding MerR family transcriptional regulator — MQIGELARRSGISVRMLRYYEAQGLVSPTRTAAGYRSYADTDVQLLQRIIQLNRIGMPLAAIAPLLACMSPHEGVQPCQALQHKLLERIETLQQHIQSLEGDRLQLADYLETLRTYPSPAATDGPSVRNARATGR; from the coding sequence ATGCAGATTGGTGAGTTGGCGCGGCGCAGCGGTATCAGCGTGCGCATGCTGAGGTACTACGAAGCGCAGGGGCTTGTCTCGCCGACGCGGACTGCGGCTGGCTATCGCAGCTACGCAGACACCGACGTGCAACTCCTGCAAAGGATCATCCAGCTCAACCGGATCGGCATGCCGCTGGCTGCAATCGCACCGCTCCTCGCCTGCATGAGTCCGCATGAAGGCGTACAGCCCTGCCAGGCACTGCAACACAAGCTGCTGGAACGCATCGAGACGCTGCAGCAGCACATCCAGTCGCTTGAAGGTGATCGCCTGCAGCTGGCCGATTACCTGGAAACACTGCGCACATATCCATCGCCGGCAGCGACGGACGGCCCGTCCGTGCGCAATGCCAGGGCTACCGGACGATGA
- a CDS encoding methyltransferase domain-containing protein: MPPQQALAIARAFLPKRPWGNRYDYYYTRAKLRTDPLYPGVLAALRDTPGPVLDLGCGLGLLAHALHVDGQPRAYYGVDIDASKIERARQIARRTGLKDARFEVVDLGARWPEHTGNVAILDMLQYLPSQVQAGMLAHVSRMLAPGNKLVIRSALGDDSGRGRTSKVTDLMAHFAGWMQEVPKSYPTRESLEGHLANAGLSATFSPLYGNTPFNNWLIVAERRAG, translated from the coding sequence ATGCCACCGCAGCAGGCACTGGCCATTGCCCGCGCCTTCCTGCCCAAGCGCCCCTGGGGCAACCGTTACGACTACTACTACACGCGCGCCAAGCTGCGCACCGATCCGCTCTATCCCGGCGTGCTGGCCGCGCTGCGCGACACGCCTGGACCGGTGCTGGACCTGGGCTGCGGGCTGGGCCTGCTGGCGCACGCGCTGCATGTCGATGGCCAGCCACGTGCCTATTACGGCGTGGACATCGATGCCAGCAAGATCGAACGTGCGCGGCAGATCGCGCGCCGCACCGGGTTGAAGGACGCCCGTTTCGAAGTGGTCGACCTGGGCGCCCGCTGGCCCGAACACACCGGCAACGTCGCCATCCTGGACATGCTGCAGTACCTGCCCAGCCAGGTGCAGGCCGGCATGCTAGCGCATGTCTCGCGCATGCTGGCGCCCGGCAACAAGCTGGTCATCCGCAGCGCCCTGGGCGATGACAGCGGCCGCGGCCGCACCTCGAAAGTCACCGACCTGATGGCCCACTTCGCCGGCTGGATGCAGGAAGTCCCCAAGAGCTACCCGACCCGGGAAAGCCTGGAAGGCCACCTGGCCAATGCCGGCCTGAGCGCGACGTTCTCGCCGCTCTACGGCAATACCCCGTTCAACAATTGGTTGATCGTGGCGGAGCGGCGTGCTGGCTGA
- a CDS encoding SGNH/GDSL hydrolase family protein, with amino-acid sequence MTRRFLALGDSYTIGEGVTAADRWPMQLARALRADGVGIDDPRIIATTGWTTDELQAALDQAAPAPGFDLVTLLIGVNNQYRGRPLAEYLQQFEALLTCAITLAAGRTQRVIVLSIPDWGATPFAATSGRDLTQISEQIDAFNQEARMACQHRDVSFIDVTSASRQHGAEPAMLVDDGLHPSAAMYTLWTMLAYPTARNALA; translated from the coding sequence ATGACACGCCGATTCCTTGCGCTCGGCGATTCCTACACCATCGGCGAAGGCGTCACCGCTGCAGACCGCTGGCCGATGCAGCTGGCCCGTGCGCTGCGCGCCGATGGCGTCGGGATCGACGATCCCCGGATCATCGCCACCACCGGCTGGACCACCGACGAGCTGCAGGCAGCCCTCGACCAGGCCGCGCCTGCGCCCGGTTTCGATCTAGTCACCCTGCTGATCGGGGTCAACAACCAGTACCGCGGCCGGCCGCTGGCGGAGTACCTGCAGCAGTTCGAAGCGCTGCTCACCTGCGCCATCACCCTGGCCGCAGGGCGCACGCAACGGGTGATCGTGCTGTCGATCCCTGACTGGGGCGCCACGCCGTTTGCGGCCACCTCCGGTCGCGACCTCACGCAGATCTCCGAACAGATCGATGCCTTCAACCAGGAGGCGCGCATGGCCTGCCAACACCGCGACGTGTCCTTCATTGATGTCACCTCCGCCAGCCGCCAGCACGGCGCCGAACCGGCGATGCTGGTCGATGACGGCCTGCATCCTTCGGCCGCCATGTACACGCTGTGGACCATGTTGGCGTACCCAACGGCCCGCAATGCGCTAGCCTGA